A segment of the Neochlamydia sp. S13 genome:
CGACGAATGTCAAAAAGAAAAAGAATTAATTTAAGTGGTTCTCTTTCCTTTAGATAGCGCTCTACCATCGGCCCCCATAATTTTCTGGTGGAAAGAGGGACTTGAGCATATCCATAGCCGGGTAAATCCACAAATACTAATTTTTCATCGATTACAAAGAAATTCAGCGCTTGAGTTTTACCCGGTACAGAGGAAGTTTTTACTAGACCTTTGCTACCAAATAAATGGTTAAGCAAGCTAGATTTACCTACGTTAGAGCGCCCAGCCACCGCTACTTCAGGAAGTAAATTTCCTCCATCATCTTTAAGGATGGGATAATCTTTAGGCCCCATAGCTGTTTTTATAAAACGTGCCTTAGCAAATGCATAAGCATTCATGAATCTATCCTTATGATACGCGTACTTTCGCTCTCATGCAACAATGTAATTTTAAGACAAGAAGGAGGTAACAAAGGGGCTATCTTCTCTGACCATTCAATACAGCATATTCCCCCCGCAAAAAGCATATCCTCAAATCCCATGCTCAAAAATTCATCTGCATCGCGCAAGCGATAAAGATCGAAATGATAAACAGTACGATGGCCTTTATAGATATTTAGATAGACAAAAGTGGGACTGTTAACTTGCTGAGGGGTTATGCCAGCGGCTCCTGCTGCCAATCCTTTAACAAAAGTGGTTTTGCCAGCTCCTAATTCTCCAAATAAACAAACAATACTGCCATTAGGCAGCTGGCTACCTAAGTCATACCCTTGATTTATAGTTTGTTCTACGGTATGACAAGTATGAAGATTCATTCCTATTCAAGCCACTGAGCTACAGAAGAGGAAAATTCTTCAAATTCAGCCAAAGCTTCTACAAAACTTGCAATTTTATCTTCCACAAGCTGACTCTGAATAAATTCTAAAAAATGCTCTTCTAATTGAAAGCGATTTTGATTTTGCACTTCCATTAAAGATAAACGTTTGAGATAATGTTGTTTAAAATCTTTGATCACAGCTTCTTTTGTATTAAACAATTTACCACTTAAGACTGACGAATAAACGACTTTAGTGATAGGTTCTTTAGGTTTAAATTTAGCAGCATAGCTTTTAATTACCTCGGGATCATCAGAAATAAAGAAACGTTTTACCCGCAAACCGTTAACTCTTTCCGTATTTTCTGGGCATTTAGAGACCCAATCATAAATAGCATCTTGTGGATTAGGATGAGTATTATCTCCAAATACTTTTCCGGTAAAAGGACAAATGTAAATCTTTTTAGTTTGCTCATTTACACTCAAATTACTAAAACCTATCTTGATTTCAGTTTCGTGCCACAATTGGTGTTGTTGTTCAACATACTTGACGGCATCCTCTGCACTTTGGTAGATTATCTTGTCTTTTGGAAATAGGACAGGGCGTAGGTTAAATTTTTTTTCTACGTAAAAGAGATATGTAGTCACTAGCTCAGCAGATTGATTCTCTTTTAAAAACTGTTCTAGTTCGCTTTTTATCTCTTCTGTTATAACAGTTTGAGCCATCCGGAACCTCTGTAAAGGGAATAATTAAGTATAAATATTTTAATTTATTGCTGGGCTAAGGATAGCTATTAGAGTATTATTAATCAACTCATTTTGAAAAACACCGGGAGGACTAGATGGTGCAAATAAAGGAAGTAAAAATTGATGGATATAAAAAAGTAATCGAGGCTACTGATCCTAGCTCTCACTTACACTGTATGATTGCTATCCATGATACCTCTCTTGGTCCTTCATTAGGAGGTACACGTATTTATCCTTACGCTTCCTCGCAAGAGGCTTTGAAAGATGTTTTATTACTTGCTAAAGCCATGACAAGGAAATCTGCTGTAGCCGAACTTGGCACGGGCGGAGGCAAAAGTGTCATCCTCGCAGATCCTTATCAGCAAAAAACAGAAAAACTTCTATTAGCTTTTGCAGAAGTGGTGCATTCTCTTCAAGGAGATTATATAGCCGCCGAAGATGTAGGCTCAGATACAAAAGACATGGCCATTATCCGTCAAAAAACCCCTTACGTTGCCGCCTTACCTACCCATACTAGCAGCGGCGATCCCAGCCCCTTCACCGCCTGGGGAGTCTATCGAGGTATCCAAGCTGTAGCTCAAAAACTATGGGGAACACCTTCCGTGGCTAATAAAAAAATTCTTGTTCAAGGATTAGGACAAGTCGGTAGCAAGCTTGCCAATATTTTATTTTGGGAAGGTGCTCAGTTGATTCTTTGCGAAGCCAACGAAGCCCGCCTTGAAGAGCATGCTGCTCCTATGGGAGCAAAAACCGTAGGACTCTATGACTATATTCATACAGAATGCGACATTTTCGCACCTTGCGCCATGGGAGGAGTAATTACTGAAGAAATCGTTCCTCATTTAAAATGTAAGGCTATCGCCGGTGCAGCAAACAATCAATTAGCCTCGCCGCTAGTAGGAGAAATGCTTTTGGAAAAAAGAATTTTATATGCGCCTGATTATGTGATTAATGCGGGAGGCTTGATTAATGCTACAGCAGAATTTAATGCAGGAGGCTACAATGCTACTGCAGCACGCGATAAGGTCAATCATATTTACTACCTTCTTCTTAAGCTTTTTGATAAAGCTGAAAAAGAACATAAACCTACGGCATTTGTTGCGGACGAAATTGCTCAGTACAATCTAACAAATTTAATCGGTCAAAGAAAAAAACCTATCGACTTTAAACATTAACAATAATTAAGTAATTTCATGTCAAAACAAATGCTCATCGACCATCTAAACAAAGAATTTAAAAAGGCGACTATTTCAGCTTTTCCACATTTAGCTAGCACTCCAGATTTATCTATAGAAATTACTCTAAGTACCCAAGATAAATTTGGACACTATCAATTCAACTCTGCCATGAAGCTCTGTAAAATTCTTCAAAAAAGCCCACGCGAAGTGGCTCAAGCTATTGTACAAAGTTTAAGTGTTTTGCCTAAAGAAAAAATTCCAGTTATTCATCATGTAGAAATTGCGGGGCCGGGTTTTATCAATATATTTATTCATCCCCTTTACCTATCTAGAAGTATTCAAGAGATCCTTGAAGACCCCATGTTAGGAGTTCCCCTACCTACTCAGCAGCGCATTGTTAT
Coding sequences within it:
- the yihA gene encoding ribosome biogenesis GTP-binding protein YihA/YsxC translates to MNAYAFAKARFIKTAMGPKDYPILKDDGGNLLPEVAVAGRSNVGKSSLLNHLFGSKGLVKTSSVPGKTQALNFFVIDEKLVFVDLPGYGYAQVPLSTRKLWGPMVERYLKEREPLKLILFLFDIRRMPNEDDRRFLEWVIHYQKAMILVFTKVDKISTNEKKANADKILKAFGIDNIHHLFYSATKNVGRKELQKMLTEAIEDELA
- the tsaE gene encoding tRNA (adenosine(37)-N6)-threonylcarbamoyltransferase complex ATPase subunit type 1 TsaE, producing the protein MNLHTCHTVEQTINQGYDLGSQLPNGSIVCLFGELGAGKTTFVKGLAAGAAGITPQQVNSPTFVYLNIYKGHRTVYHFDLYRLRDADEFLSMGFEDMLFAGGICCIEWSEKIAPLLPPSCLKITLLHESESTRIIRIDS
- a CDS encoding DUF2709 domain-containing protein; protein product: MAQTVITEEIKSELEQFLKENQSAELVTTYLFYVEKKFNLRPVLFPKDKIIYQSAEDAVKYVEQQHQLWHETEIKIGFSNLSVNEQTKKIYICPFTGKVFGDNTHPNPQDAIYDWVSKCPENTERVNGLRVKRFFISDDPEVIKSYAAKFKPKEPITKVVYSSVLSGKLFNTKEAVIKDFKQHYLKRLSLMEVQNQNRFQLEEHFLEFIQSQLVEDKIASFVEALAEFEEFSSSVAQWLE
- a CDS encoding Glu/Leu/Phe/Val dehydrogenase family protein is translated as MVQIKEVKIDGYKKVIEATDPSSHLHCMIAIHDTSLGPSLGGTRIYPYASSQEALKDVLLLAKAMTRKSAVAELGTGGGKSVILADPYQQKTEKLLLAFAEVVHSLQGDYIAAEDVGSDTKDMAIIRQKTPYVAALPTHTSSGDPSPFTAWGVYRGIQAVAQKLWGTPSVANKKILVQGLGQVGSKLANILFWEGAQLILCEANEARLEEHAAPMGAKTVGLYDYIHTECDIFAPCAMGGVITEEIVPHLKCKAIAGAANNQLASPLVGEMLLEKRILYAPDYVINAGGLINATAEFNAGGYNATAARDKVNHIYYLLLKLFDKAEKEHKPTAFVADEIAQYNLTNLIGQRKKPIDFKH